In Pseudomonas fluorescens, one genomic interval encodes:
- the oprI gene encoding outer membrane lipoprotei OprI: MNNVLKFSALALAAVLATGCSSASKETEARLTATEDAAARAQARADEAYRKADEALAAAQKAQQTADEANERALRMLDKASRK, encoded by the coding sequence ATGAACAACGTTCTGAAATTCTCTGCTCTGGCTCTGGCCGCAGTTCTGGCTACCGGTTGCAGCAGCGCATCGAAAGAAACCGAAGCACGTCTGACCGCTACTGAAGACGCAGCTGCTCGCGCTCAAGCTCGTGCAGACGAAGCATACCGTAAAGCTGATGAAGCTCTGGCTGCTGCTCAAAAAGCACAACAGACTGCTGACGAAGCTAACGAGCGTGCTCTGCGTATGCTGGACAAAGCTAGCCGCAAGTAA
- a CDS encoding arylesterase — MRVWFLSAGLALMCMAQNAAAGTVLIVGDSISAGFGLDTRLGWVSLLEQRLKQEGFDDKVVNASISGDTSAGGQARLPALLAEHKPELVILELGGNDGLRGMPPTQLQQNLAAMIDSSRQSGAKVLLLGMQLPPNYGKRYTDAFAEVYGKLADDKKIPLVPFFLDGVGGHPELMQADGLHPAAGAQGKLLENVWPTLKPLL, encoded by the coding sequence ATGCGTGTGTGGTTTTTGAGTGCTGGCCTGGCCTTGATGTGCATGGCCCAGAACGCAGCGGCGGGTACTGTCCTGATCGTTGGCGATAGTATCAGCGCCGGTTTCGGACTGGATACCCGCCTGGGGTGGGTATCGCTGCTCGAGCAACGGCTCAAGCAGGAGGGTTTTGACGACAAAGTAGTCAATGCTTCCATCAGCGGCGACACCAGTGCCGGAGGCCAGGCACGCCTGCCGGCGCTGCTTGCAGAGCACAAGCCGGAACTGGTGATCCTCGAATTGGGGGGCAACGACGGCCTGCGCGGAATGCCGCCAACGCAATTGCAACAAAACCTTGCGGCGATGATCGACAGCTCGCGCCAGAGTGGCGCCAAGGTGTTGCTGCTGGGCATGCAATTGCCGCCCAACTACGGCAAGCGTTACACCGATGCCTTTGCCGAGGTCTACGGCAAACTTGCGGACGATAAAAAAATCCCGCTGGTGCCGTTTTTCCTCGACGGCGTGGGTGGACATCCCGAGCTGATGCAGGCCGATGGTCTGCACCCGGCCGCCGGGGCTCAGGGCAAGTTGCTGGAAAATGTCTGGCCGACGCTAAAACCGCTGTTATGA
- a CDS encoding universal stress protein produces the protein MIRSMLYATDLGLYAPLVMQHALALARTFNADLYVVHAVEPMGLFAESVLQSYLDEQALNEFHSQGLKTVIANIEQRVLDSFREELGDEGEQDLQRICAVRVVQGDPAQVILDQVQKLSVDLLIVGTHSHGVGAETPLGRTATRVLQLAKVPVYLVPLVERRRRGDR, from the coding sequence ATGATTCGTTCGATGCTGTATGCCACTGACCTCGGTCTGTACGCACCTTTAGTGATGCAGCATGCCCTGGCGCTGGCGCGGACATTCAATGCCGACTTGTATGTGGTGCATGCAGTGGAACCCATGGGGCTGTTTGCCGAGTCGGTGTTGCAGAGTTATCTCGACGAACAGGCATTGAACGAATTTCACAGTCAGGGTCTGAAAACTGTCATCGCCAATATCGAGCAACGGGTGCTGGACAGTTTTCGCGAAGAGCTGGGCGACGAGGGCGAGCAGGATCTGCAGCGGATTTGCGCGGTTCGTGTGGTGCAGGGCGATCCGGCGCAGGTGATTCTCGACCAGGTGCAGAAACTCTCTGTGGATTTGCTGATCGTAGGCACTCACAGCCACGGCGTAGGGGCGGAAACGCCTTTGGGGCGCACGGCGACTCGGGTCCTGCAATTGGCCAAGGTGCCGGTTTATCTGGTGCCATTGGTGGAGCGCCGGCGCCGGGGGGATCGCTGA
- a CDS encoding ABC transporter ATP-binding protein — translation MGASILTAKNLSKVVPSAEGELTILHELSLELNQGDSLAIVGASGSGKSTLLGLLAGLDLPSSGEVILAGQGLSNLDEDQRARIRAEHVGFVFQSFQLLDSLNALENVMLPLELDGRKDARERATQLLQRVGLGQRLTHSPRQLSGGEQQRVAIARAFAAEPDVLFADEPTGNLDSHTGERISDLLFELNKERGTTLVLVTHDERLAHRCRRLIRLEAGLLVAPLEP, via the coding sequence ATGGGCGCAAGCATTCTCACCGCGAAGAACCTCAGCAAAGTGGTTCCCAGCGCGGAAGGTGAACTGACTATCCTGCACGAACTCAGCCTGGAACTGAACCAGGGCGACAGCCTGGCCATCGTCGGCGCGTCCGGTTCCGGCAAATCCACCCTGCTCGGCCTGCTCGCCGGCCTCGACCTGCCAAGCAGCGGCGAAGTCATCCTCGCGGGGCAAGGCCTGAGCAATCTCGACGAAGACCAGCGCGCGCGCATCCGTGCCGAACACGTGGGTTTCGTCTTTCAATCCTTCCAGTTGCTCGACAGCCTCAACGCCCTGGAAAACGTCATGCTGCCGCTGGAACTCGATGGCCGCAAAGACGCCCGCGAACGCGCCACCCAACTGCTGCAACGAGTCGGTCTCGGCCAGCGCCTGACACACTCGCCGCGCCAGCTCTCCGGCGGCGAACAACAGCGCGTGGCGATTGCCCGGGCCTTCGCTGCCGAGCCGGACGTGCTGTTCGCCGACGAACCCACCGGCAACCTCGACAGCCACACCGGCGAGCGCATCAGCGACTTGCTGTTCGAACTGAACAAGGAACGCGGCACCACCCTCGTGCTGGTGACCCACGACGAACGCCTGGCCCATCGCTGCCGGCGCCTGATCCGACTTGAAGCCGGGCTGCTGGTTGCCCCTCTGGAGCCTTGA
- the cysB gene encoding HTH-type transcriptional regulator CysB, translating into MKLQQLRYIWEVAHHDLNVSATAQSLYTSQPGISKQIRLLEDELGVEVFARSGKHLTRVTPAGERIITTAGEILRKVESIKQIAQEFSNEKKGTLSIATTHTQARYALPPVISNFIKQYPDVALHMHQGSPMQIAEMAADGTVDFAIATEALELFGDLVMMPCYRWNRCVVVPQGHPLTKLPKLTLEALAEYPIVTYVFGFTGRSKLDEAFSHRGLTPKVVFTAADADVIKTYVRLGLGVGIVAKMAVDTKLDNDLVVLDASELFESSITKIGFRRGTFLRGFMCDFIEKFAPHLTREVMAKAIQCHNKQELEELFDGVELPVH; encoded by the coding sequence ATGAAGCTTCAACAATTGCGCTACATCTGGGAAGTGGCGCACCACGACCTCAACGTTTCCGCTACCGCCCAAAGCCTTTACACCTCGCAACCGGGTATCAGTAAACAGATCCGCCTGCTGGAAGACGAACTTGGCGTTGAAGTGTTTGCCCGCAGTGGCAAGCACCTGACCCGCGTCACCCCGGCCGGCGAGCGCATCATCACCACCGCAGGCGAAATCCTGCGCAAGGTCGAAAGTATCAAGCAGATCGCCCAGGAATTCTCCAACGAGAAAAAAGGCACCCTGTCGATCGCCACCACCCACACCCAGGCGCGTTATGCATTGCCGCCGGTGATCAGCAATTTCATCAAACAATACCCGGACGTGGCGCTGCACATGCACCAGGGTTCGCCAATGCAGATCGCCGAGATGGCCGCTGACGGCACCGTCGATTTCGCCATCGCCACCGAAGCGCTGGAGCTGTTCGGTGATCTGGTGATGATGCCGTGCTATCGCTGGAACCGCTGCGTGGTCGTGCCGCAGGGCCACCCGCTGACCAAGCTGCCGAAGCTGACCCTCGAAGCGCTGGCCGAATACCCGATCGTGACTTACGTGTTCGGTTTCACCGGCCGTTCGAAACTCGACGAAGCCTTCAGTCATCGTGGCCTGACGCCGAAAGTGGTGTTCACCGCGGCCGACGCCGACGTGATCAAAACCTACGTGCGTCTGGGCCTGGGTGTGGGCATCGTTGCCAAAATGGCGGTCGACACCAAGCTCGATAACGACCTGGTGGTGCTGGATGCCAGCGAACTGTTCGAGTCGAGCATCACCAAGATCGGTTTCCGTCGCGGTACTTTCCTGCGAGGTTTCATGTGCGACTTCATCGAGAAGTTCGCTCCACACCTGACCCGCGAAGTGATGGCCAAAGCCATCCAGTGCCACAACAAGCAGGAACTGGAAGAGCTGTTCGACGGCGTCGAACTGCCGGTCCACTAA
- a CDS encoding thioredoxin family protein → MSTDSLCRPFDIVSPSIVVESELTDFDADQRLLAMSGVSLVIFTSVGCSSCRYAREVLPGFELAVDRLCWIDAGNNGGLVERYQVFHLPALFVVRDGEFFGALHTRLTADALNAAVAQALGRIAEELP, encoded by the coding sequence ATGAGCACAGACTCCCTGTGTCGGCCATTTGACATTGTTTCCCCCAGTATAGTGGTCGAATCCGAGCTGACCGATTTCGACGCCGACCAGCGGCTGCTGGCGATGAGCGGCGTTTCGCTGGTGATTTTCACCAGCGTCGGCTGTTCCAGCTGCCGCTATGCCAGAGAGGTGTTGCCCGGGTTCGAGCTGGCGGTGGATCGCCTGTGCTGGATCGATGCCGGCAACAACGGCGGGTTGGTGGAGCGTTATCAGGTCTTTCATTTGCCGGCGCTGTTTGTGGTGCGCGACGGCGAGTTCTTTGGGGCATTGCACACGCGCCTGACCGCCGATGCGCTGAACGCAGCAGTGGCGCAGGCACTGGGTCGAATTGCAGAGGAGTTGCCATAG
- a CDS encoding 5'-nucleotidase: MAKNIDDKLVLAISSRALFDLSESHKVYLASGVEAYRQYQIEHEDEILAPGDAFPLVEKLLSLNSRLDRARVEVILVSRNSADTGLRAFNSIDHYGLDISRAAFVGGRSPYPYLKAFGCDLFLSTHAEDVRAALDAGFAAATILSGGASRAASDELRIAFDGDAVLFSDESERVYQAGGLLAFQAKERESAREPLRGGPFKGFLAALNALQREFPEDDCPIRTALVTARSAPAHERVIRTLREWDIRLDESLFLGGLTKSAFLEAFAADVFFDDQTGHCEAAREVVATGHVPHGISNEPSI, from the coding sequence ATGGCCAAGAACATCGATGACAAACTGGTGCTGGCGATTTCGTCTCGCGCCTTGTTCGACCTGAGCGAGAGTCATAAGGTCTATCTGGCGAGCGGCGTCGAAGCCTATCGGCAATACCAGATCGAACACGAAGACGAAATTCTCGCGCCCGGCGATGCGTTCCCGCTGGTGGAAAAACTCCTGAGCCTCAACAGTCGCCTCGACCGCGCCCGGGTCGAGGTGATTCTGGTTTCGCGCAACAGTGCCGACACCGGCCTGCGCGCGTTCAACTCGATCGATCATTATGGGCTGGACATCTCGCGGGCGGCCTTCGTCGGCGGGCGCAGTCCGTATCCCTATCTCAAAGCGTTTGGCTGTGACTTGTTTCTGTCCACCCACGCCGAGGATGTGCGCGCCGCGCTGGACGCCGGGTTTGCCGCGGCGACGATTCTCTCCGGCGGCGCCAGTCGCGCGGCCAGTGATGAGTTGCGCATCGCCTTCGACGGCGACGCGGTGTTGTTCTCCGACGAATCCGAGCGCGTTTATCAGGCCGGCGGGCTGCTGGCGTTTCAGGCCAAGGAGCGCGAGTCGGCGCGCGAGCCATTGCGCGGTGGGCCGTTCAAGGGCTTTCTGGCGGCGCTCAATGCGCTGCAACGCGAGTTCCCCGAAGACGACTGCCCGATCCGCACGGCGTTGGTCACCGCGCGTTCGGCACCGGCGCATGAGCGGGTGATCCGCACCTTGCGCGAGTGGGACATCCGCCTCGACGAGTCGCTGTTTCTCGGCGGGCTGACCAAATCGGCGTTTCTCGAAGCCTTCGCTGCCGATGTGTTCTTCGACGATCAGACCGGCCACTGCGAGGCCGCCCGCGAAGTGGTCGCCACCGGTCACGTACCGCATGGCATCAGTAACGAACCGTCGATCTAA
- a CDS encoding 3-deoxy-7-phosphoheptulonate synthase — protein MADLPINDLNVASNETLITPDQLKRDIPLSDAALRTVTKGREVIRNILDGTDHRLFVVIGPCSIHDIKAAHEYADRLKVLAEEVSDTLYLVMRVYFEKPRTTVGWKGLINDPYLDDSFKIQDGLHIGRQLLLDLAEKGLPTATEALDPISPQYLQDLISWSAIGARTTESQTHREMASGLSSAVGFKNGTDGGLTVAINALQSVSSPHRFLGINQEGGVSIVTTKGNAYGHVVLRGGNGKPNYDSVSVALCEQALNKAKIKPNIMVDCSHANSNKDPALQPLVMENVANQILEGNQSIIGLMVESHLNWGCQAIPKDLADLQYGVSITDACIDWSATENTLRSMHAKLKDVLPKRQRS, from the coding sequence ATGGCTGATTTACCGATCAACGACCTAAACGTCGCCTCTAACGAGACCCTGATCACTCCCGATCAGCTCAAGCGTGATATCCCTCTGAGCGATGCTGCGCTGCGCACCGTCACCAAGGGCCGCGAAGTCATTCGCAACATTCTTGATGGCACCGACCACCGTCTGTTCGTAGTGATCGGCCCGTGCTCGATCCACGATATCAAGGCTGCCCACGAATACGCCGATCGCCTCAAGGTGCTGGCGGAGGAAGTCTCCGACACCCTGTATCTGGTCATGCGCGTGTATTTCGAGAAGCCACGAACCACCGTTGGCTGGAAAGGCCTGATCAACGATCCGTACCTGGATGACTCGTTCAAGATTCAGGACGGTCTGCATATCGGTCGCCAGTTGCTGCTGGACCTGGCCGAGAAAGGCCTGCCGACCGCCACCGAAGCCCTCGACCCGATCTCCCCGCAGTATCTGCAGGACCTGATCAGCTGGTCGGCCATCGGCGCACGCACTACCGAATCCCAGACCCACCGTGAAATGGCTTCCGGCCTGTCCTCGGCTGTCGGCTTCAAGAACGGCACTGACGGCGGCCTGACCGTGGCGATCAACGCCCTGCAGTCGGTGTCCAGCCCGCACCGTTTCCTCGGTATCAACCAGGAAGGTGGCGTGTCGATCGTCACCACCAAGGGCAACGCCTACGGTCATGTGGTGCTGCGTGGCGGCAACGGCAAGCCGAACTACGATTCGGTCAGCGTCGCCCTGTGCGAGCAGGCGCTGAACAAGGCGAAGATCAAACCGAACATCATGGTCGATTGCAGCCACGCCAACTCCAACAAGGACCCGGCCCTGCAACCGCTGGTGATGGAGAACGTCGCCAACCAGATCCTCGAAGGCAACCAGTCGATCATCGGCCTGATGGTCGAGAGTCATCTGAACTGGGGCTGCCAGGCCATCCCGAAAGACCTCGCCGACCTGCAATACGGCGTGTCGATCACCGATGCCTGCATCGACTGGTCCGCCACCGAGAACACCCTGCGCAGCATGCACGCCAAGCTCAAGGATGTTCTGCCGAAACGTCAGCGCAGCTGA
- a CDS encoding GNAT family N-acetyltransferase, translated as MSEALSIHHDQAGHQFETNVDGHRAYLTYMDLGKQTLDIYRTFVPNALRGRGIAAALTESALQYAEEMGYTVIPSCSYVERYMERHQRRAAKI; from the coding sequence ATGAGCGAGGCGTTGTCCATCCACCATGACCAGGCTGGTCATCAGTTCGAGACCAATGTGGACGGTCATCGTGCCTACCTGACCTATATGGATCTGGGGAAACAGACCCTGGATATCTATCGCACCTTCGTGCCCAACGCCTTGCGCGGCCGTGGCATTGCCGCCGCGCTGACCGAAAGCGCGCTGCAGTACGCCGAAGAAATGGGCTACACGGTGATCCCGTCGTGCTCCTACGTCGAGCGCTACATGGAGCGTCATCAGCGCCGCGCCGCCAAGATCTGA
- a CDS encoding GreA/GreB family elongation factor yields MNKHTVHQLILDKLRVDLDIAERAAQTAYETATHEENIAENKYDTLGLEASYLAAGQAKRVEEIRQSLALCQNLTLRAYDENRGIEIGALLGLEDEKGREQWLFLAPDAAGLKVDVVGQPITVITPRSPLGKSLLGKFEGDEVEILVAGTRQQFAVTEVL; encoded by the coding sequence ATGAACAAACACACCGTCCACCAACTGATCCTCGACAAACTGCGCGTCGACCTCGACATCGCCGAACGCGCCGCGCAGACCGCTTACGAAACCGCGACCCACGAAGAGAACATCGCCGAGAACAAATACGACACGCTCGGGCTTGAGGCTTCCTATCTGGCGGCTGGTCAGGCGAAACGGGTCGAGGAAATCCGCCAGTCACTGGCGCTGTGCCAGAACCTGACGCTGCGTGCCTACGACGAAAATCGCGGCATCGAGATCGGCGCCCTGCTCGGTCTGGAGGACGAAAAGGGTCGCGAGCAATGGCTGTTTCTGGCCCCGGATGCGGCAGGCCTGAAAGTCGATGTGGTGGGTCAGCCGATTACCGTCATCACCCCGCGCTCGCCGCTGGGCAAAAGCCTGCTGGGCAAGTTCGAGGGCGATGAAGTGGAGATTCTGGTGGCGGGCACCCGGCAACAGTTTGCTGTCACCGAGGTGCTTTGA
- a CDS encoding L,D-transpeptidase family protein: MLPRFPAVTRCLSLAALCVAGPVAALEFPLPPPGEDIIGQVQVIKAKYEDTFADLGTKYDLGYSEMVAANPGVDAWLPGAGTEIVLPTRFILPPGPREGIVINLAEYRLYYYPKGRNVVYTFPLGIGREGWGSPIAHTSITAKTPNPTWTPPASIKAEHAADGDPLPNVVPAGPDNPLGPFKFTLGTPGYLIHGSNKKFGIGMRTSHGCFRMFNNNVLEMAAMVPVGTSVRILNDAYKFGSSGGKVYLEAHTPIDDKGNPSVVDKHTAVINAMLKREDVTNNLRVNWDVVRDVVAAEDGLPTEIGTPNTSAPMVSNTPIDLQQ, from the coding sequence ATGTTGCCGCGCTTTCCTGCCGTCACCCGCTGCCTGTCACTTGCCGCCCTGTGTGTGGCCGGTCCCGTTGCTGCATTGGAGTTTCCCCTGCCACCACCCGGTGAGGACATCATCGGCCAGGTGCAGGTGATCAAGGCCAAATACGAAGACACCTTCGCTGACCTGGGCACCAAGTACGACCTGGGCTATTCGGAAATGGTCGCGGCCAACCCGGGCGTCGATGCCTGGCTGCCGGGCGCCGGTACTGAAATCGTCCTGCCGACCCGGTTCATTCTGCCGCCGGGTCCACGCGAAGGCATCGTGATCAACCTCGCCGAGTACCGCCTCTACTACTACCCGAAAGGCCGGAACGTGGTGTACACCTTCCCGCTGGGGATCGGGCGTGAAGGTTGGGGCTCGCCAATCGCCCACACCTCGATCACAGCCAAGACGCCGAACCCGACCTGGACCCCTCCGGCGTCGATCAAGGCAGAGCACGCCGCCGACGGTGATCCGCTGCCGAACGTGGTACCGGCCGGCCCGGACAACCCGCTGGGGCCGTTCAAGTTCACCCTGGGTACACCGGGCTACCTGATCCACGGTTCGAACAAGAAGTTCGGCATCGGCATGCGCACCAGCCACGGCTGCTTCCGCATGTTCAACAACAACGTGCTGGAAATGGCGGCCATGGTGCCGGTCGGCACTTCGGTGCGCATTCTCAACGATGCGTACAAGTTCGGCAGCAGTGGCGGCAAGGTCTATCTGGAAGCGCACACACCCATCGATGACAAGGGCAACCCGTCGGTGGTCGACAAGCACACTGCAGTGATCAATGCGATGCTCAAGCGCGAAGATGTCACCAACAACCTGCGCGTGAACTGGGATGTCGTGCGTGATGTGGTAGCGGCCGAAGATGGCCTGCCAACTGAAATCGGCACACCGAATACCTCGGCGCCGATGGTCTCGAACACCCCGATCGACCTGCAGCAGTAA
- a CDS encoding putative 2-dehydropantoate 2-reductase, whose translation MAGADSKPVIGIIGTGAIGGFYGVMLARAGFDVHFLLRSEFSAVAERGLQVDSAVHGTLTLNPMQAYAKAEDMPACDWLLVGAKTTSSAGLAPAIIAAARPGAKVLVLQNGLDVEDSLRELLPDSLHLLGGLCLICVHREGPGHITHQALGAVNVGYHSGPAADEAARMALVEEGAGLFRAAGIDSQAMPNLQQARWQKLVWNIPYNGLSVLLGAGTTPLMADADSRALIQALMAEVVQGARACGHDVPPGYADYLFMMTEKMPDYWPSMYHDFLHKRPLELEAIYARPLAAAKAAGCELPRIEALYRTLSFIDRRNT comes from the coding sequence ATGGCGGGAGCAGACAGCAAACCGGTGATCGGGATTATCGGCACCGGGGCCATTGGCGGGTTTTACGGTGTGATGCTGGCGCGGGCCGGTTTCGATGTGCACTTTTTACTGCGCAGTGAATTCTCGGCGGTGGCCGAACGTGGTTTGCAGGTGGACAGTGCCGTGCATGGCACCCTGACGCTGAACCCGATGCAGGCGTATGCGAAGGCCGAGGACATGCCGGCTTGCGACTGGTTGCTGGTCGGCGCCAAGACCACCAGCAGCGCGGGTCTGGCCCCGGCGATCATTGCTGCGGCCAGGCCCGGCGCGAAAGTGCTGGTGCTGCAGAACGGTCTGGACGTCGAAGACAGCTTGCGCGAGTTGCTGCCCGATTCCCTGCATCTGCTCGGTGGTCTGTGCCTGATCTGCGTGCATCGCGAAGGGCCGGGACACATCACCCATCAGGCCTTGGGTGCGGTGAATGTCGGCTATCACAGTGGCCCGGCGGCGGATGAAGCGGCGCGCATGGCGCTGGTCGAGGAGGGTGCCGGTCTGTTCCGCGCCGCTGGCATCGATTCGCAGGCGATGCCCAATCTGCAACAGGCGCGCTGGCAGAAACTGGTGTGGAATATTCCCTACAACGGTCTCTCGGTGTTGCTCGGCGCCGGCACCACGCCGCTGATGGCCGACGCGGACAGTCGCGCGCTGATCCAGGCGTTGATGGCCGAAGTGGTGCAGGGCGCCAGGGCCTGCGGTCACGACGTTCCGCCCGGTTACGCCGATTACCTGTTCATGATGACCGAGAAAATGCCCGACTATTGGCCGAGCATGTACCACGATTTCCTGCACAAGCGGCCGCTGGAACTGGAGGCGATTTACGCCCGGCCATTGGCCGCAGCCAAAGCGGCAGGCTGTGAGTTGCCACGGATCGAAGCGCTGTATCGCACATTGAGTTTTATCGACCGACGCAACACTTGA
- a CDS encoding PilZ domain-containing protein, with the protein MGRFIPHPDDVPVELTLLKPECISRQQLHTISLGGIACNYHRAWRHGTALQVRMPTLNAEICYPGYVAWCLRRKKGYLVGIAFTDEQTLFSARMGEQVCQIERYCRMNEAHDDLQDIQALALQWVEQHADEFSHDSVRKAFAQPVLD; encoded by the coding sequence ATGGGACGTTTCATTCCTCATCCGGACGATGTGCCGGTTGAATTAACCTTGCTCAAGCCCGAGTGTATTTCCAGGCAACAGCTGCACACTATCAGCCTCGGCGGGATCGCTTGCAATTATCACCGCGCGTGGCGACACGGCACGGCGCTGCAAGTGCGCATGCCGACACTCAACGCCGAGATCTGTTATCCGGGCTATGTCGCATGGTGTCTGCGGCGCAAAAAGGGCTATCTGGTGGGGATCGCATTCACCGATGAGCAGACGCTGTTCAGTGCCCGGATGGGCGAACAGGTGTGCCAGATCGAACGTTATTGCCGCATGAACGAGGCCCACGACGATCTGCAGGATATTCAGGCGCTGGCCCTGCAATGGGTCGAACAACACGCCGACGAGTTCTCCCACGACAGCGTGCGCAAGGCTTTTGCCCAGCCAGTGCTGGATTAA